The proteins below come from a single Drosophila busckii strain San Diego stock center, stock number 13000-0081.31 chromosome X, ASM1175060v1, whole genome shotgun sequence genomic window:
- the LOC108606044 gene encoding uncharacterized protein LOC108606044 — protein MQNIRNVKDPTCVLLLLLLLLLLLRSAAAALPELSCPEHDTKMICDCNNNPQPMMLKPLHGSIYHLEVRNCRNLTVEAHSLHRTENLRKISFQHIQHLVLHKFALSVPRDTSNKALIVEFEQVNFQLIDSHAINGNIEEISFVGGRIEQMQPFGLTTTKDSAILLKLEGVHIQRIESQAFKKFAVEQMIIANCVFGSNVPTRAFYELEVRNELSMQHNRFQELHSHAFSFNRISKLSVSDNRFVGVAGEWLAAHIRDGITLRGNDFGATSDIAFRSLSVHEDYQLSERLELRFHNNTVRSSLPQAAYNNMQPSNEIAALPLHFNERFALSIRELRYNNSWSCEQLMESSSEPGVPRDEFFRLHSEQLLFRQAGGGGGGVAQFVPLRQLIASDCQHRSYVAYIVLGSVLLAVLLVVLLLVIWWRSVQRRKRRKLDVVQPEPRTYKETQIVYQIENAGLLKTDL, from the exons atgcaaaatataagaAACGTCAAAGATCCCACatgtgtgctgctgttgttgttgttgttgttgttgctgctgcgctcagcagcggcagcgctgccagaGCTCAGCTGCCCAGAGCATGATACCAAAATGATTTGCGATTGCAACAACAATCCACAG CCCATGATGCTGAAGCCTTTGCACGGCTCAATTTATCATTTGGAGGTGCGCAATTGCCGCAACTTGACTGTGGAGGCGCATTCGCTGCATAGAACTGAAAACTTACGCAAGATTAGCTTTCAGCATATTCAGCACTTGGTGTTGCATAAATTCGCTCTGAGCGTGCCACGCGATACAAGCAACAAGGCGCTCATTGTCGAATTCGAGCAGGTGAACTTTCAGCTCATCGACTCGCATGCCATCAATGGCAACATCGAGGAGATCTCATTTGTGGGCGGCCGCATCGAACAGATGCAGCCATTTGGGCTCACCACCACCAAGGATAGTGCCATATTGCTCAAATTGGAGGGCGTTCATATACAACGCATCGAATCGCag GCCTTTAAAAAGTTTGCTGTGGAGCAAATGATAATTGCCAATTGCGTCTTTGGCAGCAATGTGCCCACGCGTGCGTTCTACGAGCTGGAGGTGCGCAATGAGCTGAGCATGCAGCACAATCGTTTCCAGGAGCTGCACTCGCATGCATTCAGCTTCAATC gcATTTCCAAGCTAAGTGTGAGCGACAATCGCTTTGTGGGCGTAGCGGGGGAGTGGCTGGCGGCGCATATACGCGACGGCATAACGCTGCGTGGCAATGACTTTGGCGCCACCAGCGACATTGCGTTTCGCAGTCTGAGCGTGCATGAGGATTATCAGCTGAGCGAGCGGCTGGAGCTGCGTTTCCACAACAATACAGTGCGCAGCAGCTTGCCACAGGCGGCATACAACAATATGCAGCCGAGCAATGAAATtgctgcgctgccgctgcacttCAATGAGCGCTTTGCGCTGAGCATACGCGAGCTGcgctacaacaacagctggaGCTGTGAGCAGCTCATGGAGAGCAGCAGTGAGCCTGGCGTGCCACGCGATGAATTCTTTCGCCTGCATagcgagcagctgctgtttcGCCAagcgggcggcggcggcggcggcgtcgcgcAGTTTGTGCCACTGCGTCAGCTAATTGCGTCGGATTGCCAGCATCGCAGCTATGTCGCTTATATCGTATTGGGCAGCGTGCTGCTGGCGGTGCTGCTagtggtgctgctgttggtgaTTTGGTGGCGCTCGGTGCAGCGACGCAAGCGTCGTAAGCTGGATGTGGTGCAGCCAGAGCCGCGCACCTACAAGGAGACGCAGATTGTATACCAAATCGAGAATGCTGGCCTGCTCAAGACTGATCTGTag